The following are from one region of the Hypanus sabinus isolate sHypSab1 chromosome 14, sHypSab1.hap1, whole genome shotgun sequence genome:
- the LOC132404363 gene encoding interleukin-8-like, giving the protein MDRTATVTILILLLCAIAAQGVRIPGAQSQCKCIGTTSKFINPKIIRSLKYIPSGSSCERAEIIVTLKNEKKVCVDPDAKWLQALITAMKGGKQHKSKKLKL; this is encoded by the exons ATGGACCGAACAGCCACTGTAACCATCCTCATCCTCCTCCTGTGTGCCATTGCTGCACAGG GTGTTCGGATTCCAGGAGCACAAAGCCAGTGCAAATGCATTGGGACGACCTCCAAATTTATTAATCCGAAGATCATCAGGAGCTTGAAATACATTCCCAGTGGGTCGTCCTGTGAGAGAGCAGAGATAAT TGTCACCCTGAAAAATGAGAAGAAAGTGTGTGTGGATCCTGATGCCAAGTGGTTGCAGGCTCTTATAACAGCCATGAAAG GTGGGAAACAACATAAATCAAAAAAACTGAAGCTGTAA